The Mytilus galloprovincialis chromosome 3, xbMytGall1.hap1.1, whole genome shotgun sequence genomic interval ataaacaaatgacaaccactgaattaaaggctcttgacttgggataggcacatacataaataatgtggtgtgttaaacatgttagcgggatcccaaccctcccctaacctgggactgtGGTATAAtgttacaacataagaacgagctataaaaatcagtcgaaaaggcttaactcatcatttcttattttcttttagcTTTAATTGAAATGCTTATAATTCTGCATAATTACTTCCCATTGCTTGTGTATTCTGTAGTTATTTGTGGGTAAAAGTCTCAATACTGACTCTAattctaaataaagcttatttgtCTATCAATTTGTTCCTGTAACAGGGAACTGCACTTGGACTAATATATAGTGATAGTATTATAGGACCCAAGTGTTATATCCTTTCAAGTCTAGTCTCATATCAATATCAGCTTACATTTTTTTCTCACATTTCCTGGAAAAACTATTTATAACAAAGTAAATTTGAATTCATGGATTTTCCTAGTTTAACATTTTCTGTAGCAATGATtgtggttgttttttttaacacattttaaataatctttattttgaCAGTTTGTTTACCTGTTTATCATTGGTTGTCATAATTTATCAAACTGTCACAGTCCCTGCCCTGTTCTTCTTTCAGGAGTGATGAAATTTACACGTCACGGATTTTTAACCGAATTGTTTCCGGATTTTAATTACATAGTCACTAAAAAATAGTTTTGACGTCTTTACTAAAATAGTGGAAATAAATGTAaaggaaatgcattaaatatacacatttttacaattttattaccATAAATAAAGAATTTTTATATGCTTCaatgttttttatttacagattatatttaaaatggctgcgcccatgagtttattttcaaaacaatattgtttAATGTATATTCCCCTTGCTGGATAAAAGAATGTCTATGATGTATATTTTTAGATGTGCGGAAATGACAGCTTGTCGAATGTGTTTGAAAAGAAACATCTTACTGCCATGCACTAAATTCAACAGTCGAATTCTCAAAAGCAATGATACTTTCCCTAAAACAAACCAGCAATCCATTGGTTTTGCCATACTTGGGATACCTTTAAACACTCAGGATATATCCAACAACAAGTGTCAGAGACATCAACTATCGAAGAAGAATGGCTTTCATATTGGTCAAATTGatctttttaaaaacaatgtCCAATACTACCAAGATTTGAATCGTACATTTTCAACCACAAGTGTTTACAACCGATCATCAGATACACCCAACACTCCTGACAAAGATTCATTAAAGGACATTAAAGATATTGTATGTTTATGTAAGATGTTATACTCAATATAGGGATCCCCACATACACTGGTATAtcagaaaatttcataaaatgttgAGGGCTTTATGGCAGCTCTTCAACACTGTCAATCAGTGTTTCTCTCTCCCTATATGAACATATTAAATAAATGCCACAATAGGtatatttcatgtacatgtattatgtattcaAGGGTATGCAGATACATGCTTAACATCATTATTTGCATTTGAAATTAATGATTTTTGATCTCCTTcatcatgtttatcatgtttatacagcCATGACagcatgtacatcatgtacataaacACTGAAAATCACAACTCAACACTTTCAAATCAACTCATCTCAAATATCTTTTtagtaataaaaagtaaatatcCAACCACAAAATGTGTGTAGTAATCAACCTTAATCATGTTGATGCATTTTAATCATGCTATATACTTTATCATGTTAATGACTAGTTATGatgataaataatttatttgGTCTGTTATTCTAAGCCAAAAATGAGCTGAAGAAACATTTTTTTGGACTACCATAAAATCTACgttatataaatgtacatgcataTAATGTATATGCTGgtaaacctttttgaaaacatacatacaagacaaTGCAAGAGAAActaacaatgccatggcaaaaaaagaaaaccaTCCAAAATACAAACAGTCATAAAAAAACAGGCTATAATATCAATATACATCACAAAAACTCAGTATAGACTTAGAACTattaaccccaccaaaaaccaaaatTGATCTTCAGTGTTTCAAAGGATAAGGAAAAGcaatattatacaatttttatatcttttaatctagcaacatttaaaacatgtacctaattttttgtatttatatcatgtacaaaaaaaatgatgtacacatatattattcttatttaaaatcaaaagttcacatacatttttttatgtttttcagaaagaacaaattataaatataccAAATGTGTTAACAATGTCAAGAATAGTGGCAACACCGTTCCTGGGATATCTAGTTGTACAAGAAGCTTATACTCCAGCATTTTGTGTATTTGTGGTTGCTGGAATGACAGATGTTGTAAGTGACATGTACACATTTCTCTAACTAAATAAACCATGGTGTCAACATTTAACAAACACTATAGCTTCTGCATGGGACCATACAATTTTTGTCTCAGATACTTATGATAGAAAAGTGACCGTTTAAGTATTGAGGTTGTATGAAAGTGCACAGAAGGCCACCTATCAAAATTCTTTCCAAGCTGTGTGCTTTTTAAAAAGCTaatattttgtatggattatacatgAGATCATAATAAATTCAAACCTGTACAAGGAATTAGAACTATGCATTAGGgatatatttcttaattttgaatgattttgaaatTTCTGACACACTATTTATTATGTGACTAGATAGGAAACTTAATAGTAgaaatttgaaacaaaacatgAACAGAGAGCTCTTAAAAATTGCTTTAAGTAAGTGAAAAGAATAATGTTGTCGTCGAAAATGTTTTTGTTGCTAAGTGtcacaaaataaatcaaaataaatgaatctttTTGTATGTGTTTTAACAAAATCtaaattacaaatgtatttgaGTTATCACCCCTGataaagcaattttttttaatcactcAAAAAGTCTTTTTACTTGTGGAGAAAGTTACTAATTTATCATGTACATGATGCAATCATAGGAATTAGATCATTTcaatatgttaaaataaaattccAATGCATAGATTGAATATTAACATAGAAATCTTCTTATAATTCAGTATAACATGTGATTGAtcgtttaccatgtttacagttaatttcaagatttcaagattaTCATTAACTATCCCCATTTGAttgttacaatataaaaaaaatatttgaaaaacctaTAGAAAGGTGAAGTCAGTGATCATTTGAAGTTTATATGTATGTCCACTAAAAAgctaatgaataaaaaaatgtacctTGAACTCTATATAGCTACATGCACTAGTTCTCTTACCATATCAGAGTAATGATAGTAGATTTACAAAAagccttttatttttattcttgatattttataTGCAGAAAAAAATTTAACCTTGTGTTGTGTGCATAGAAATCGCCCATTTGTTTTAAGCAGTTGTgtcaattatatgtttttttctccatCAGTTAGATGGCTATATTGCTAGGAATTTCAATCAGATGACAGTTCTTGGGTCAGCCTTAGATCCTCTAGCAGATAAATTACTGGTCAGTGTATTGACTGTGACACTAACAATGTCCAGTTTGATGCCAGGtaaaacttaatatatatatatatttaaatgactgaataaatggTCAACAATAAATCTTACGGGCCGATGGATCATATAATTAGGATTCAGTACaatacaaaataagatatataacaagtctaaaacatcagcaaaaaacacaaaaaaacaaacaatatgttagatattttggttaacagatatccttcctcggtaaaAGCATGATGTCAAATGAATTATCACAGACACTggtacaatttttaaatttccaaacacggcgcaaagactacatacatttatatatacaatttGGAATGTgaactgattgaaatatttttttttaaagcaggctAGGACAATATATTAAGTTGGGGTAAACATTTGTGATGGTCCGGGATAGACTGTACACAAAGTAACATAATATGAAGATATAACCTCCACAGTCAAAGAAACAATGTGTTTATGTTATAGATATTCATCTGAAACATTCACTGGAAATTCTTTAGAGGATGTAAAAAGGCAATAAGAGTGGGTGCCCCATATTTGCCATGGACATATTTTCGCCATTTTgctattttttctgtaaaatttgttTGCATTTCCCCAGTACTTGCCTATGGTTAAGGCTGTTTGTAATGTTCAAAAGTTTGATATTCCTCTTTACCCCATTTCCAAGGTTATATGTaggtgttttaaatttttttttggcttttacgTCTAGGATTTAGCAGCCATGCACAGTCTTCAAGGAAATATTTATGAGAAAAATCATATAGGAATGATCTCAGAAGTTTATTCATGTAATAACAAACATTCTTTTTATAATATACCAGGATAATGAGGATGGTCATATCATACATTGCGGCTCAAATTTGTCCTCCAAGGTATACTAACAACTTGATTTCCTCTTGAGTTTGGGTTCATAtttagaacaataaaacaaataaccaATGTTTTGAAGATAATtcctttatcaaacatttttttcataaggTAAAATTTCTGAAACTTACATAAAAAGttccaaatatatattcaaatgtagGTCATATGTAAGTGGAAATGCCTGAATTATGCGGCGAATATGGGTCACTTACTCTACCTATGTTATACTTCCATTTCTTTATTGTATATTTAAGGAGGGAAACGTCATTGGGAATTATATAGATGTAAGCAGTTGTATATTTAAAATGCTTTTTTCAGGGACTTGATTTCCTTTCTCATGAGggataaattatatttaaaaaattaatattgaTGATATTTGGATGtgctattatattttttcttattactgtaacatatatatctgttattattTATCAGTGCCTTTTGCAGTGGAGATATgaatattaatattgattttacttatggtttaccatatttgttataaattttcaGTGCCTTTAGCAGTTGTGATATTAGGAAGAGATGTTTTATTAATTCTTGCCTCACTGTATTTCCGTTACATATCTCTACCACCTCCAGTAAGTGTAAATTTTAGAAATGTAATAACtgttagtatttaaaaaaaaattgaccataTATTACATGTCATAATTACCTAAACTGGGATAGTTGTTTAAGTATAGTATTTGAAAAAGTAAAACCATGTGACATTTGTGAGACACTTTGAttggttaaatttgttttgtagaaTGGACAGGCTGTTATTAGGACAGTTTTTCTATACATGTTGTGATCTTTTATAGAATCATAAACTCATTTCTTGTTCTCATAAACAATAACCCTATAAATCATGGAAGTGCTGTGTGtgtatagatttatttcatttgattaaaaCATCCctacatacaatatatatatgaacCATATAGGTATCCACTTCTAGGATATTTACTCTCACATATCAAGTGATGGTGCTGTAATACAGTTGTACCTtgattcattattgaattttaaagCTTTGACAtaataaactttataaaataacaaaaaatgaaataaacctTGTAGTCTAAACGTCTTCAAttaaatttatgttgaaaataacAATGAAAGCTACACCAGGTTTAAAGTTGTCaaagaaagtaaacaaatatatatttgtgtttttacaGTATCTGAAAAATAGATTGAGAGTTGTACTGGTAAATAGTGGCTTTTTGTATAATTGTAAGCTTTAAGTCTTCAGACTTTAATTCATGAAATTTTTGACTTCCCATAATGCCAGACTAATCAAATTAATATCTAATGCTAATGTAAATGCATAGTCATTTCAAAATAGTATATTTTGCcctatttttactttttcttgatataaatacatgttttagcCTATTTATACTACAGCAACAGGGGTAAAAAAGAAAAGTTTCTGTGTACTATAAACAAGCTTGCTTTATGACagtaatatgtttttattatggATTTGCTGTATTTGTTATATTGCACATATATGCAGATTTTCATGTCCAAACTCTGCTTTTATATACCGTAATATTTCTGTTGATCGCAATAGTTTGTGTTTGCAAATGTTCACTAGCTTCACATAACATAATAAAAGTTTATAGATTTGAATAAGATTGATTTTTGGGACCTCTTTAATTATGGTACCAAGAGGCcgttttcaagtttttatatacaaataagttCTGTAAACACAATCTATCCAATAGCTCACATTGGGGTTTAAGAAATCCTTGCAAATTTGTTGTATTACACACATGTTTATAGTACATTATTGTAGGTTGTACtattgcctataattgctaacattTGCATACCACACATTCTTATTTTCATGTTctgttcattttattttcgagttacttcccttttcgagttacttccctttgttacttatgaaaaaaatcacaaacagATTATTGTTAACTCAGACAAATGGAAAAGTAAGGAAATAGATTAAATGACTAGTGCAGTCTTTTTGCCTTCTCATTCAAATCTTTGCAAAAAACAGGTTTAAACATTTGTATTaccaaaaattttaaactttaaaaaaaacaaacaattttgtaTGATTTCTTTCAGAAAACCTTTTCCAGGTACTGTGATGTTACTAATGCTACAGTCAAGCTACACCCTTCCAATATAAGCaaggtatttatatttattttatatgttgatatttaTCATTATTCATATAAGATATGTATGAAAAAgtttgaattgtatatttattgactgggtatgagtggaATAGTTTTATTGTCCCCAAGAGGTGCAACTTTTTATCTGAGGTGTTTTTGTGCTGAGGGCAATAGTTTTATCCTaggggacaataaacttacttttTCACGAGTATccagtcagtaagtgttttaATATATCgaaagacaacagacaataaatggCTGTGATAAATCAAATAtcgtaatatatataaaaagcacTAACCCAACCATAATGTTTACTACATAAATATTCTGAAATGCTAAGTCTAAGTCTTGCACTGACATCAATCCTAGATACAATAGGTGAAACGCAATGTCGTACTGTTTTCAAAATCCTCCAGTCTCGTAGCTGCATTGGAAAGTGTGTAAAATATAATGATGCTTGCGATGAAATAGTTTCATAGAGGTCTAATAGTGGGAAGCTATTGATCAGTCCAATAGTTCAATGTTTGCAATGtgaaaaaatagtcaaaatattgtgtacttatttcatatagaaaatgataactggGGTATAATAAAGTTTGCTATTTACACTGAAATTTTATCAAAGTCAACCTCGGTTGTTTTTTATAACTGAAGATTTAGTTTTCTGATGCTCATGATACAGGTAATTTTTAAACAGTGTCCTATGTTTATTTTGTTGGGATTATTGTAAAATGgactgaaataaacaaaaataatcaaagatACCATGGTTATAATTCTATATGCCAGTCCACCTTTTGTATATAAATGACTTCTGtggattcttttattttcatgGGAATCAATTTTCGCAGTTTCAGGAAAACtagcattttcatggatatttgattttgtgattcctatagaaaatttgcaattagtTGGACAAGGAGTTCTAGGTTCATTTGTAACCAAACAACCaacgaaaatttgtatccaacgaataataatgaatcaacagaAATCATTgaagttgaatttaaaaaacattaaaagctTTAATCTCAcaaaattaatttgtttgaactgaatttggaaaaaaaaatggaatcatCAAAGAACATTCTTACAGAAGGCATAAAAAATAGTAATAGTAAAAAAGATGTTTAAATTTGGAACACATTGATACCATAAGTGTAAATGAATACTCAAAATTAAATCCAGTTgtcatttatataataatttgcaATGGACAAAAGTcagtaaaattaattatttttcagcTAAATACGTTTTTACAGTTGACACTAATAGCATCATCTCTAGCAGCTCCAGTGTTTGGGTTTGTGGATCATATAGCACTACAGACTTTGTGGTAATTAATCTCTTTAAATTTACATACTGAAAAATATACCtacattaaagtcataagaaacgagtgaccggtgaaaaataatattcttccaattcttgaactaatgcatacaaacatcCTAAACTTCGTCTTCTGTgctcgaatttatcatttttttcgtgtaaatttcgtataattgtcaattttttttctcaatcggtcagtgttgttgtgaaaatatggcaggtaattaaagttcgtgttttgaagccgaagtttaacgattgtcacctgtttgtcaacaattgacgaaaaataaacaaaaaagcatggaaattgagcacgtgtttaacatgtaaattcagataatagtttattttaaggacatccatgcgtattgtggtcaccggatttttac includes:
- the LOC143069513 gene encoding cardiolipin synthase (CMP-forming)-like, whose translation is MSMMYIFRCAEMTACRMCLKRNILLPCTKFNSRILKSNDTFPKTNQQSIGFAILGIPLNTQDISNNKCQRHQLSKKNGFHIGQIDLFKNNVQYYQDLNRTFSTTSVYNRSSDTPNTPDKDSLKDIKDIKEQIINIPNVLTMSRIVATPFLGYLVVQEAYTPAFCVFVVAGMTDVLDGYIARNFNQMTVLGSALDPLADKLLVSVLTVTLTMSSLMPVPLAVVILGRDVLLILASLYFRYISLPPPKTFSRYCDVTNATVKLHPSNISKLNTFLQLTLIASSLAAPVFGFVDHIALQTLWYLTGTTTIASGVGYYRNRHQSVEILQDKMKH